The Flavobacterium sp. M31R6 nucleotide sequence GATAATCTGCATAAAGTTATTAGAAAATTATAATTAAAAAAAGTGATATTGGGGAGTTTGCTCACGCAAACTCCCCAATATCAAACCCCTCCAAATCATTATTCCGCAAAGTAGAAGAACTGGCTTCTATTTCAGAAGAAAGACTACCATCCAAAAGCTCGGCTATTTTACTGGATACACCCTCAATGGAATTTTCTAACAGGCTGAATAATTCAGTTTCTTGTATTTTCTAAACAGAAATTGGGCACAAAAAAATGCCAGAACTTTTGGCTCTGGCTCTTAATGTTTTACATTTTTCTACCCTTTTTTTGTTCAGGGAATATATCTGACAATTTCTTGGCTTCTATTTTCTCTTTTTGTTCCAATTTTTGTTCTTCAAGGTTTAACTTAATATTTTCTGGAATATTGGTTTCCTTCCATGGTAGTGTTCTGGCTTTAAAGTGTAATTGAAGAGTATCTTCTTTTATAAGGTGTCCGGGCCCAAAACCATATTTTATGTTCCAGCCAACATTGTCCAATTCACTAAGATGTGGAAACTTTATCACTATGATTTCCTTAGGCAGTTCGGTAATGGTACGAATACCCACTTCCTGAAATTCACGCGTTTTTGGATTATAAGGAATAATATATGCCTGATAATAACGATCATAATATTCCCTTATTTCAGATAAGTCTATTCCTTTAGACTTAAAGTCATCTTTTGGTCGAAGCTTGTCCATCACTAAATCAACATAAAAAGTGTGTCCAGCAATATCCAATGTTGGCAATATTTTTTTGTTCCATCGCAAATCAAGCGGACTTCCCGGTTTTATCGTCAATTCAAAATCTGTCTTTCCAGTGATTTCTTCTATTGTTAGATTGTACTTTTTTGCCATACCTATAGAATCGAGCTCTACAAGATTGGGGATTTTTATTTCCTTTGAATGGTTGTTATTGCCCAGAGCCATTGATGCTCCAAAAGGAAGAAAATTATTGATTGTCATATCATACTGAAAACGGTAACCATCACCAACATACAGCATATTTTTAATGCTCATCCTGTTTTGAGGGTTGCCTTTTTCCTTTAATTCATTTTTTATAACATCTACAAAAAAATCTGTTCCTTCGATGTTCACCGTTGGTAATTCTCGTTCCATAATATTCTGTTTTTAAATAACAAAGGGAAGTCGTCTTTTCAGACAAACTCCCCAATGTCAAAATTCTCCAGATCATTTTTCCGCAAAGTGGAAGAACTGGCATCCATTTCAGAAGAAAGGCTTCCGTCCAATAGCTCGGCAATTTTTCGGGAAGCACTTTCTATGGAATTTTCCAATAGGCTGAATAATTCAGTTCCTTGTATTTTCTGAACTATAGCAACTACTGTTTCCTTTTGAGATGGCTCCAATTTGTTTTTTTGCAGCAACATCCCCGCAGAGCTTAGTTCTTCAAAGGTAACCCCTTGGGCAAAACCGTCATTCCTACCAGATATTCCATATCTGTTCCATTCTTCTTCCTCTTCCTCAAAATCAGGCATATTTCCAAAAACTTCATCCAGTTCTTCCTGCGGAATTTGTATATCGACATCTACCTCGTCGATTTCAATATCAAAATTATTCATTTCATGTTTCCGCTTTTTACTTTGGCTTTCAGTGGCACGTTTTGGCACTGAAAGGCTTCTCATTGGTTTGGGCTGTCCCATAATATCAGGTAGGTTCGGATTAGGTTTTTCCTGAGTTGGTTTTTGCTCCGTCCTTTTCTTGATAATTATCTTATCCTGCACCAAGAGCGCAATAATAATGAGCAGGCATATTACGATTACTGTTTCCATAATTATAAAATAGGTTTGTATTTATCATTAAAAGTTGTGATAATCTGCTCTCCAAACTCCTGAAAATGATATTCAAGAAGATTGTCTAAGTAGGCATAAATGGTTATTTTATCTTCGCCTATTACCTGTACAATCCGTGAGAGTTTCTCATGGAAATCCGGTCGGATATATACCGTTTTACCATCACGGGCATTGGTGTCTGGCCTTTTGAAAAATATGCTTTCATAATCCTGATCATTTATTTTTTTTCCTCTGTTCCGTTCCTTCGCTAAAGGCTTTTCCTGAAATGGTTTTATCGGAGCTTTGCGTTCTTCCAGCGGAAGTTCCAATCCTTCCTTTTTTACTCCATCTACCA carries:
- a CDS encoding DUF3408 domain-containing protein; translated protein: MEKDNKKKAIPEINEELMMNLMVDGVKKEGLELPLEERKAPIKPFQEKPLAKERNRGKKINDQDYESIFFKRPDTNARDGKTVYIRPDFHEKLSRIVQVIGEDKITIYAYLDNLLEYHFQEFGEQIITTFNDKYKPIL
- a CDS encoding conjugal transfer protein TraD, which gives rise to METVIVICLLIIIALLVQDKIIIKKRTEQKPTQEKPNPNLPDIMGQPKPMRSLSVPKRATESQSKKRKHEMNNFDIEIDEVDVDIQIPQEELDEVFGNMPDFEEEEEEWNRYGISGRNDGFAQGVTFEELSSAGMLLQKNKLEPSQKETVVAIVQKIQGTELFSLLENSIESASRKIAELLDGSLSSEMDASSSTLRKNDLENFDIGEFV